A region from the Microcella frigidaquae genome encodes:
- a CDS encoding restriction endonuclease subunit S, with translation MSWERVALEDVCEVVGGATPKTGEPEFWGGDVPWVTPADLTNLKGVYISETPRRLTTEGLRSCAAKVLPANSVLLSSRAPIGHVAINTVPMATNQGFKSFIPDRSRLDEKYLFWWLVSNKAALQRLGVGATFKEISKAIVSRVVILLPPLPEQRRIASILDEAQTLRRLAESRVVLLEDMVRSAFRATQASASLARVRLSDIAEVVGGSTPKSGVAELWDGDIPWITPADLSKNADLVISKTARTISDQGLRSIGNRLLPPGAVLLSSRAPIGLVGIVGVPMATNQGFKSLIPDAEIVDSTYLYWWLRANRATLERRGVGATFKELSKTVVESIELALPPIEEQREFGRLARDAEEARLRAVASLRQVQLLTDSLQARAIRGEL, from the coding sequence TTGAGCTGGGAGCGTGTCGCACTCGAGGACGTCTGTGAAGTCGTAGGTGGTGCTACCCCGAAGACTGGCGAGCCGGAGTTCTGGGGTGGTGACGTCCCGTGGGTGACACCTGCAGATCTGACCAATCTGAAGGGTGTGTACATCTCGGAGACACCTCGGAGGTTGACCACGGAGGGGCTTCGAAGCTGCGCGGCCAAGGTGTTGCCGGCTAATTCAGTGCTCTTGAGTTCGCGCGCACCAATCGGGCATGTCGCCATCAATACGGTGCCCATGGCGACTAACCAGGGCTTCAAGAGCTTCATTCCAGATAGAAGCCGTCTAGACGAGAAGTACCTCTTTTGGTGGCTCGTTTCGAACAAGGCCGCACTGCAGCGACTTGGGGTCGGGGCGACCTTCAAGGAGATTTCGAAGGCCATCGTCTCGCGAGTCGTCATCCTCCTTCCACCTCTGCCCGAGCAACGCCGAATCGCCTCCATCCTCGACGAGGCGCAGACCTTGCGGCGCCTTGCAGAAAGTCGTGTTGTGCTTCTCGAGGACATGGTGCGGTCTGCATTCCGAGCCACGCAGGCGTCAGCATCATTGGCTCGGGTGCGGCTTTCTGACATCGCTGAGGTGGTTGGTGGGTCCACGCCGAAGTCCGGTGTCGCCGAACTGTGGGATGGAGACATCCCATGGATCACCCCGGCAGATCTTTCGAAGAATGCCGATCTGGTCATCTCGAAGACGGCTCGGACAATCAGCGATCAAGGCCTGAGATCGATCGGTAACCGGCTTCTGCCCCCTGGTGCAGTTCTCTTGAGCTCACGCGCGCCGATTGGACTCGTTGGCATCGTGGGGGTTCCGATGGCCACGAACCAAGGGTTCAAGAGTCTGATTCCTGACGCCGAGATCGTCGACTCGACCTATCTCTACTGGTGGTTGCGAGCGAACCGCGCGACGCTCGAGAGGCGAGGCGTCGGCGCAACGTTCAAGGAGTTGAGTAAGACAGTTGTCGAGTCGATAGAGCTTGCTCTTCCGCCGATTGAGGAGCAACGAGAGTTCGGTCGTTTGGCACGTGATGCGGAGGAGGCACGCCTCCGGGCTGTCGCTTCTCTGAGGCAGGTGCAACTGTTGACCGACTCCCTACAAGCCCGCGCAATCCGAGGGGAATTGTGA
- a CDS encoding type I restriction-modification system subunit M: MVTGALKGKVDAVGNAFWSGGIANPIEVIEQITYLLFIRRLDELQQLAENRARLTGEPLSNVVFGEGLSSPPGRTPRPLSDLRWSLFKNLDPATMFEVVDGHVFPFIRALGDEGSSFARNMKDARFTIPTPALLAKVVDLLEAIPMDDTDAKGDIYEYMLGKLATSGTNGQFRTPRHIIKLMVDMTAPKPGDRIVDPAAGTAGFLTVASEYLREHHPEIWADAAKRDHFNRLAFSGFDSDATMSRIGSMNLLLHGVEAATVERRDSLAEGVGADDGEYTLVLANPPFAGSVDAESIATDLTRMVKTKKTELLFLALMLRLMKNGARAAVIVPDGVLFGSSTAHKALRRMLVDDHKLDAVVKLPSGVFKPYAGVSTAILFFTKTSSGGTDHVWFYDVQSDGFSLDDKRTALASSDLPDVLARWQTLTDAGSPEADRPRTAQSFLVARQEIVDAGYDLSLNRYKEVEHEEVKHRDPLEIIAELQALEAEIAAATAALAESLRSQR; encoded by the coding sequence ATGGTGACCGGAGCACTGAAGGGAAAGGTCGACGCAGTCGGGAACGCGTTCTGGTCGGGCGGTATCGCCAACCCGATCGAGGTGATCGAGCAGATCACCTACCTGCTGTTCATCCGCCGCCTCGACGAGCTGCAGCAGCTGGCCGAGAACCGTGCACGCCTCACCGGTGAGCCGCTGTCGAACGTGGTCTTCGGCGAGGGCTTGAGCTCGCCGCCCGGCCGCACCCCGCGCCCGCTGAGCGACCTGCGCTGGTCGTTGTTCAAGAACCTCGACCCGGCGACGATGTTCGAGGTCGTCGACGGGCACGTGTTCCCGTTCATCCGCGCGCTCGGCGATGAGGGCTCTAGTTTCGCGCGCAACATGAAAGACGCGCGCTTCACAATTCCCACTCCGGCGCTGCTGGCGAAGGTGGTCGACCTTCTCGAGGCGATCCCCATGGACGACACCGACGCCAAGGGCGACATCTACGAGTACATGCTCGGCAAGCTGGCGACGTCGGGCACGAACGGGCAGTTCCGCACTCCCCGACACATCATCAAGCTCATGGTCGACATGACGGCGCCGAAGCCCGGCGACCGCATCGTCGACCCCGCCGCCGGCACGGCCGGCTTCTTGACGGTCGCGAGCGAGTACCTGCGGGAGCACCACCCCGAGATCTGGGCGGATGCTGCGAAGCGCGACCACTTCAACCGTCTGGCGTTCAGCGGCTTCGACTCCGATGCCACGATGAGCCGCATCGGCAGCATGAACCTGCTGCTGCACGGGGTGGAGGCGGCCACGGTCGAGCGGCGCGACTCACTCGCCGAGGGCGTCGGAGCCGACGATGGCGAGTACACCCTGGTGCTCGCGAACCCGCCGTTCGCGGGCTCGGTCGATGCCGAGTCGATCGCCACCGACCTCACCCGCATGGTGAAGACGAAGAAGACCGAGCTGCTGTTTCTGGCACTCATGCTGCGGCTGATGAAGAACGGTGCCCGGGCCGCGGTGATCGTGCCCGACGGCGTGCTGTTCGGCTCGTCGACCGCGCACAAGGCCCTGCGCCGCATGCTCGTCGACGACCACAAGCTCGACGCGGTGGTGAAGCTGCCGAGCGGTGTCTTCAAGCCCTACGCCGGAGTCTCGACCGCCATCCTGTTCTTCACCAAGACCAGCTCGGGCGGAACTGACCACGTTTGGTTCTACGACGTGCAGAGCGACGGCTTCAGCCTCGACGACAAGCGCACCGCGCTCGCGTCGAGCGACCTACCCGACGTGCTCGCCCGCTGGCAGACGCTGACGGATGCTGGCTCACCTGAAGCAGATCGCCCCCGCACGGCCCAGAGCTTCCTGGTTGCTCGCCAGGAGATCGTCGATGCCGGCTACGACCTCAGCCTCAACCGCTACAAGGAGGTCGAGCACGAGGAGGTCAAGCACCGCGACCCGCTCGAGATCATCGCCGAACTGCAGGCCCTCGAGGCCGAGATCGCCGCGGCCACGGCCGCCCTCGCCGAGAGTCTGCGGAGTCAGCGTTGA
- a CDS encoding NERD domain-containing protein: MTSVLDLRTRPPAIGIMRECITRHDADPPQSRLAWLFGIHPLRTDARAWYRGALGERAVGRNLDKMGGEWAAIHGVPIGNRGSDIDHVVIGPSGAYTINTKRHDDARIFAGGGSIRVNGQPTQYVRNAQYEAGRAARLLSAAVGYPVEVTPIVVFVDAREVRYGLKEPVVAVLTLSRLTRWLRRNPRALSSEQCAELREAAARLSTWGSALTDGMPDHEVTERFETIDRVVTAAIVRNRLWLTAALIIGGLIAFNVISEPLGAVLG; encoded by the coding sequence GTGACCAGCGTCCTCGATCTCCGCACCCGCCCGCCGGCGATCGGCATCATGCGCGAGTGCATCACGCGCCACGACGCCGACCCGCCGCAGTCACGCCTGGCCTGGCTGTTCGGCATCCATCCCCTTCGAACGGATGCTCGCGCCTGGTACCGGGGAGCCCTGGGCGAGCGTGCCGTCGGTCGGAATCTGGACAAGATGGGTGGCGAGTGGGCGGCGATCCACGGGGTGCCGATCGGCAACCGTGGCTCGGACATCGACCACGTGGTTATCGGCCCCTCGGGGGCCTACACGATCAACACGAAGCGGCACGATGACGCCCGCATCTTCGCCGGTGGTGGCTCGATCCGGGTCAACGGGCAGCCGACGCAGTACGTGCGCAATGCGCAGTACGAGGCAGGTCGCGCCGCCCGGCTACTCTCCGCCGCTGTCGGCTATCCCGTCGAGGTGACACCCATCGTGGTGTTCGTCGACGCCCGTGAGGTGCGCTACGGCTTGAAGGAGCCGGTTGTTGCCGTGCTCACGCTCTCTCGTCTCACGCGCTGGCTGCGACGCAACCCCCGAGCCCTCTCGTCGGAACAGTGCGCCGAGCTTCGGGAGGCCGCCGCTCGCCTGTCGACCTGGGGCAGCGCGCTCACCGACGGTATGCCTGATCATGAGGTCACCGAACGTTTTGAGACGATCGACCGAGTAGTCACCGCGGCGATCGTGCGAAACCGACTATGGCTGACGGCCGCGCTCATCATCGGCGGGTTGATCGCCTTCAACGTGATCAGCGAACCGCTGGGCGCCGTTCTCGGCTAG
- a CDS encoding lysoplasmalogenase — translation MLPQLRPVPALTPYALVAIVHLVAIGAGADGIVAATKPLLMPALLLGLVLGLPVRRSRLLLWGGLALVFSWLGDVLLQNPGDIGFLLGMGAFGLAHVAYLALYLGPLRTRRVPGYGILLGVVWWGSMIAALGLYLGSLLVPVALYGLVLGAAAVCALATRPVIGIGAAVFLVSDTLLALDRFLPGFSVLEVDLPIMLTYTLGQGLIIAGVIAVARHRAGYTDAGALAPTPAASQQAG, via the coding sequence ATGCTCCCCCAGCTGCGCCCCGTTCCCGCGCTGACCCCCTACGCCCTGGTCGCGATCGTGCACCTGGTCGCGATCGGCGCCGGCGCCGATGGCATCGTTGCCGCAACGAAGCCGCTGCTGATGCCCGCGCTGCTGCTCGGCCTCGTACTGGGGCTTCCGGTACGGCGTTCACGGCTGCTGCTGTGGGGTGGGCTCGCCCTCGTGTTCTCGTGGCTCGGCGACGTGCTGCTGCAGAACCCCGGCGACATCGGGTTCCTGCTTGGCATGGGAGCGTTCGGGCTTGCGCACGTCGCCTACCTCGCGCTGTACCTGGGGCCGCTGCGCACGCGGCGCGTGCCCGGGTACGGCATCCTGCTCGGGGTCGTGTGGTGGGGCAGCATGATCGCTGCGCTGGGTCTCTACCTGGGTTCGCTGCTCGTGCCCGTCGCGCTGTACGGGCTCGTGCTCGGCGCGGCCGCCGTGTGCGCGCTCGCGACCCGACCGGTTATCGGCATCGGCGCGGCCGTCTTCCTCGTCAGCGACACCCTGCTCGCGCTCGACCGCTTCCTGCCCGGCTTCTCGGTGCTGGAGGTCGACCTGCCCATCATGCTGACCTACACCCTCGGGCAGGGCCTGATCATCGCGGGCGTCATCGCGGTGGCGCGCCACCGGGCCGGGTACACGGATGCGGGCGCGCTGGCCCCAACGCCAGCGGCTTCGCAGCAGGCAGGGTGA
- a CDS encoding OsmC family protein: MAASPLAFTVHARADVESAMLLAASDDLLLDTRWQPDAPSGHPGPAELLAGAFAACLLKNVARSSALLPFAYRSAEVQVTMHRQEAPPRFTAIDYELVLTTDEPPHRVELLHRNLQKFGTVYNTLAAVCEVTGTVTARDS; encoded by the coding sequence ATGGCCGCCTCCCCCCTCGCCTTCACCGTGCACGCCCGCGCCGACGTCGAGAGCGCGATGCTGCTCGCCGCGAGCGACGACCTCCTCCTCGACACCCGCTGGCAACCGGATGCGCCGTCCGGCCACCCCGGACCGGCCGAGCTGCTCGCGGGCGCGTTCGCCGCGTGCCTCCTCAAGAACGTGGCCCGCTCGAGCGCGCTCCTGCCGTTCGCCTACCGGAGCGCGGAGGTGCAGGTGACGATGCACCGCCAGGAGGCGCCCCCGCGCTTCACCGCCATCGACTACGAGCTCGTGCTCACGACCGACGAGCCGCCGCACCGGGTCGAGCTGCTGCACCGCAACCTGCAGAAGTTCGGCACCGTCTACAACACCCTCGCCGCGGTCTGCGAGGTCACCGGAACGGTCACTGCCCGCGACAGCTGA
- a CDS encoding NADP-dependent oxidoreductase — MELAPIAARVVAYHENGGPEVLRIEQAEIAAPGPGEVRVRVAACGLNPVDAKLRAGRSRIVLPPPVRVGREFSGWVEAIGPGVDGLALGHRVFGSIGQGCAAEHLVAPHGSLTRVPEGLDLERAAGLSLAGQTAWDALASQPLQPGDTIVVSAAAGGVGGILAQLAVARGLRVIGTASPANHDWLRSRGVEPLDYAGDLAAALAAAAPDGIDAVFDQAGPATIEAALAVGVPVDRINTIATDASAYGVRAVGRGPVHPPTLDALAALVVDGTIDLPIEARYPFDEVRAAFEHLERGHLRGKVVLVIAA; from the coding sequence ATGGAGCTCGCCCCGATCGCCGCCCGCGTCGTCGCCTATCACGAGAACGGGGGCCCCGAGGTGCTCCGGATCGAGCAGGCGGAGATCGCGGCACCGGGCCCGGGAGAGGTGCGGGTGCGGGTCGCCGCCTGCGGCCTCAACCCGGTCGACGCCAAGCTGCGGGCCGGACGCTCGCGCATCGTGCTGCCGCCGCCGGTGCGGGTCGGCCGCGAGTTCTCAGGGTGGGTCGAGGCGATCGGCCCGGGGGTCGACGGACTCGCACTCGGCCACCGCGTCTTCGGTTCGATCGGCCAGGGTTGTGCCGCTGAGCACCTGGTCGCCCCGCACGGCTCGCTGACCCGAGTGCCCGAGGGGCTCGACCTCGAGCGGGCTGCCGGCCTGTCGCTCGCCGGCCAGACCGCGTGGGACGCCCTGGCCTCGCAGCCGCTGCAGCCCGGCGACACCATCGTCGTCAGTGCCGCGGCGGGCGGCGTCGGCGGCATCCTGGCCCAGCTCGCCGTCGCCCGGGGTCTCCGGGTGATCGGTACCGCGAGCCCGGCCAACCACGACTGGCTGCGTTCGCGCGGTGTCGAGCCTCTCGACTACGCCGGCGATCTGGCGGCGGCGCTCGCCGCGGCCGCCCCGGACGGCATCGACGCCGTCTTCGACCAGGCCGGACCCGCGACCATCGAGGCTGCCCTTGCGGTTGGCGTGCCGGTCGACCGCATCAACACGATCGCCACCGACGCGAGCGCCTACGGGGTGCGGGCGGTCGGGCGCGGCCCCGTGCATCCGCCGACCCTGGATGCTCTCGCCGCGCTCGTCGTCGACGGCACCATCGACCTCCCGATCGAGGCGCGCTACCCGTTCGACGAGGTGCGCGCCGCCTTCGAGCATCTCGAGCGCGGGCACCTGCGCGGCAAGGTCGTGCTCGTCATCGCGGCGTGA
- a CDS encoding pyridoxamine 5'-phosphate oxidase family protein, protein MVMGFGGITELTNDQCWALLRSNDLGRIAVSAAGLVDIFPINYAVDEGARTVYFRTAPGTKLLELAINDRIALEIDGHDEHEAWSVVVKGSAERVERQSEMDAAERLGLEPWIPTLKYRWVRIRPLEIAGRRFALGPEPSRV, encoded by the coding sequence ATGGTCATGGGATTCGGGGGAATCACCGAGCTGACGAACGACCAGTGCTGGGCGCTCCTCCGGTCGAACGACCTCGGTCGTATCGCGGTGAGCGCCGCCGGCCTCGTCGACATCTTCCCCATCAACTACGCCGTCGATGAGGGTGCCCGCACGGTGTACTTCCGCACCGCGCCGGGGACGAAGCTGCTCGAGCTCGCCATCAACGACCGCATCGCGCTCGAGATCGACGGGCATGACGAGCACGAGGCATGGAGCGTCGTCGTCAAGGGCAGCGCCGAGCGGGTGGAACGGCAGAGCGAGATGGATGCCGCGGAACGGCTCGGCCTCGAGCCGTGGATCCCGACGCTGAAGTACCGGTGGGTGCGCATCCGCCCCCTCGAGATCGCCGGGCGCCGTTTCGCCCTGGGCCCGGAGCCCTCCCGCGTCTAG
- a CDS encoding HdeD family acid-resistance protein, with the protein MAATSAAPSPVVLERGFVIASALSAIALGVAALVWPGATLFTVALLFGAYLVVSGIFRLVIAFTADSLTAGVRWLVGILGALIIVAGIVALNNLAGSLVVLAYVIAFGWIFDGIASIAGGFTGRTALPRWLAVVAGLVSIIAGVVVLFLPGLAIVTFLIFGGWMLIAIGVATLFTLPPKTPKAEVAKADAAAPAAS; encoded by the coding sequence ATGGCTGCCACGTCCGCCGCCCCCTCCCCCGTCGTGCTCGAACGGGGCTTCGTCATCGCCTCCGCCCTCTCGGCGATCGCCCTCGGCGTCGCCGCCCTCGTCTGGCCGGGCGCGACCCTCTTCACCGTGGCGCTGCTGTTCGGCGCCTACCTGGTGGTGAGCGGCATCTTCCGCCTGGTCATCGCGTTCACCGCCGACTCGCTCACTGCCGGCGTCCGCTGGCTCGTCGGGATCCTCGGCGCGCTGATCATCGTCGCGGGTATCGTCGCCCTCAACAACCTGGCCGGTTCGCTCGTCGTGCTCGCCTACGTGATCGCGTTCGGCTGGATCTTCGACGGCATCGCCTCGATCGCCGGGGGGTTCACCGGCCGCACGGCCCTGCCCCGCTGGCTCGCCGTCGTCGCCGGCCTGGTCTCGATCATCGCCGGTGTCGTCGTGCTGTTCCTGCCCGGCCTCGCGATCGTCACCTTCCTGATCTTCGGCGGCTGGATGCTCATCGCGATCGGTGTCGCGACGCTGTTCACACTGCCCCCGAAGACCCCGAAGGCGGAGGTCGCCAAGGCCGACGCCGCGGCTCCCGCCGCCAGCTAG
- a CDS encoding anti-sigma factor domain-containing protein, with translation MEQPTDHIDADALALVALGEPSDDAVVRSHLDRCELCRAELEALRSTITVARSTMGEVALIEAPARVWQAVRGELGLDPALQPPSRPARVPSVVSVSSAPSPVVELITRRERRAGIRRMTAVVVASAAAAAIITGGILGWGAAAPRDAGQVLAATALDALPDWQSASGDATLAQRADGQRVLRVSLDAEVAERVVREVWLLTPEIDGLISLGYLTSGSGEFIVPDSVDLARYSVVDISAEPLDGDPTHSGDSIVRGALDV, from the coding sequence GTGGAACAGCCGACTGACCACATCGACGCGGATGCCCTGGCCCTCGTCGCCCTCGGCGAACCGTCCGACGACGCGGTCGTGCGATCGCACCTCGACCGGTGCGAGCTCTGCCGCGCCGAGCTCGAGGCTCTCCGCTCGACGATCACCGTGGCACGCTCCACCATGGGCGAGGTCGCCCTGATCGAAGCGCCCGCCCGCGTCTGGCAGGCGGTGCGCGGCGAGCTCGGGCTCGACCCCGCTCTCCAGCCGCCGAGCCGGCCGGCCCGGGTGCCCTCGGTCGTGAGCGTGTCGAGTGCCCCGTCTCCGGTGGTCGAGCTGATCACGCGGCGCGAGCGGCGTGCGGGCATCCGCCGCATGACCGCGGTCGTCGTCGCGTCGGCCGCCGCTGCCGCGATCATCACCGGCGGCATCCTCGGCTGGGGCGCCGCCGCCCCGCGCGACGCGGGCCAGGTGCTCGCCGCGACCGCGCTCGATGCGCTCCCCGACTGGCAGTCCGCCTCCGGTGACGCGACGCTCGCGCAGAGGGCCGACGGGCAGCGCGTCCTGCGCGTCTCGCTCGACGCCGAGGTCGCCGAGCGCGTCGTGCGCGAGGTGTGGCTGCTGACGCCCGAGATCGACGGGCTGATCAGCCTGGGCTACTTGACGTCAGGGTCTGGCGAGTTCATCGTGCCCGACTCGGTCGACCTCGCGCGCTACTCGGTCGTCGACATCAGTGCCGAGCCCCTCGACGGAGACCCCACGCACTCCGGAGATTCCATCGTGCGCGGGGCCCTCGACGTCTAG
- a CDS encoding sigma-70 family RNA polymerase sigma factor: MPTSLDDATDLARRFAEGDERALAEIYGQWSSLVYSLALRSLGDATDAEDVTQKVFVAAWRGRERFDPARASLSAWLVGITRNTVADTHQARARERAMTEQMAALTGDDIAPAPETDLADRLLIADEMARLEPLARRVVELAFFDDLTHLQIADRLGIPVGTVKSHIRRSLTKLRGRLEVSRGTAD, from the coding sequence GTGCCCACGAGCCTCGACGACGCCACCGACCTGGCGCGCCGTTTCGCCGAGGGCGACGAGCGCGCCCTCGCCGAGATCTACGGCCAGTGGTCGTCCCTGGTCTACTCGCTGGCCCTGCGCTCGCTCGGTGACGCCACCGACGCCGAGGACGTCACCCAGAAAGTCTTCGTCGCCGCCTGGCGGGGCAGGGAGCGCTTCGACCCCGCGCGGGCCTCGCTGTCGGCCTGGCTCGTCGGGATCACCCGCAACACCGTGGCAGACACGCACCAGGCCCGGGCCCGCGAGCGCGCCATGACCGAGCAGATGGCTGCCCTGACCGGCGACGACATCGCGCCCGCGCCCGAGACCGATCTCGCCGACCGGCTCCTGATCGCGGACGAGATGGCCCGGCTCGAGCCGCTCGCCCGCCGTGTGGTGGAGCTGGCCTTCTTCGACGACCTGACCCACCTGCAGATCGCCGACCGGCTCGGCATCCCGGTCGGGACCGTGAAATCGCACATCCGCCGAAGCCTGACCAAACTGAGAGGACGACTGGAGGTGAGCCGTGGAACAGCCGACTGA
- a CDS encoding class F sortase, with product MRTRLAATTLLTVAGLVLISGCSAPSLTQGKERGTPAYDPFRAARVEATLPSLDLLQVVKSPPTRVTVPDLGIDMPVEPHGRDADGQMSLPESPFDAGWYEFGSAPNSGTGNTIIAAHVDDRVEGVGPFAQLRGAQPGTRVRVTDAEGTRHIYEIVSVEKLDKGEVPWGRYFQTFGPEKLILVTCGGDFIEEIRNYTDNYIVTAEKVS from the coding sequence ATGCGCACCAGGCTGGCGGCGACCACGCTGCTGACCGTCGCCGGCCTGGTGCTGATCTCGGGATGCTCAGCTCCTTCCCTCACGCAGGGGAAGGAGCGGGGCACTCCCGCGTACGACCCGTTCCGGGCCGCCCGCGTGGAGGCGACGCTGCCGAGCCTCGACCTGCTGCAGGTCGTCAAGTCGCCGCCGACCCGCGTGACGGTGCCCGATCTGGGCATCGACATGCCGGTCGAGCCGCACGGTCGAGACGCGGACGGCCAGATGAGCCTGCCGGAGAGCCCCTTCGACGCGGGCTGGTATGAGTTCGGGTCGGCGCCCAACAGCGGAACCGGCAACACGATCATCGCCGCGCACGTCGATGACCGGGTCGAGGGGGTCGGCCCGTTCGCGCAGCTCCGCGGTGCGCAGCCGGGTACCCGGGTGCGTGTCACAGACGCGGAGGGCACGCGGCACATCTACGAGATCGTCTCGGTCGAGAAGCTCGACAAGGGGGAGGTGCCGTGGGGGCGGTACTTCCAGACCTTCGGGCCCGAGAAGCTCATCCTCGTGACCTGCGGGGGCGACTTCATCGAGGAGATCCGCAACTACACCGACAACTACATCGTGACGGCCGAGAAGGTCTCGTGA
- a CDS encoding DUF4397 domain-containing protein, translating into MRNRILAGLGVAALASVGVAAPATALSSTTADIWVVHAVPGVEVDVYINGDLAIEGFDPTTVTPLVDVAPGNYVVDIVPAASPAPATITPGSGLFGTGAGGADIAANTSYTLVAHPDADGDFVLTPFENDLSAAGDGNASVTVRHTAEAPAVNVVALPDTELFSGVVNGTGGTVTVPAGTYDIQVQVAGSDPLAVAIDAADTVLEPGVHYFLHAYGPVDGAYSIIPFTIGEAAGGIPAGSAGLVADNAAPVNGAAIAGAAALLALLVAAGVVVTRRRVAAER; encoded by the coding sequence ATGCGCAACCGTATTCTCGCGGGCCTGGGCGTCGCCGCCCTCGCCTCGGTCGGCGTCGCCGCCCCGGCGACCGCCCTCAGCAGCACCACCGCCGACATCTGGGTCGTGCACGCCGTGCCCGGCGTCGAGGTCGATGTGTACATCAACGGCGACCTGGCGATCGAGGGCTTCGACCCGACCACCGTCACCCCGCTCGTCGACGTCGCCCCCGGCAACTACGTGGTCGACATCGTTCCGGCCGCCTCGCCGGCCCCGGCGACCATCACCCCCGGCTCGGGCCTCTTCGGCACCGGCGCGGGCGGCGCGGACATCGCGGCGAACACCTCGTACACCCTCGTCGCCCACCCGGACGCCGACGGCGACTTCGTGCTCACGCCGTTCGAGAACGACCTCTCGGCCGCCGGTGACGGCAACGCGAGCGTGACGGTGCGCCACACCGCCGAGGCTCCCGCGGTCAACGTCGTGGCCCTGCCCGACACCGAGCTGTTCAGCGGCGTGGTGAACGGCACCGGCGGCACGGTCACCGTTCCTGCCGGCACCTACGACATCCAGGTCCAGGTCGCGGGCTCCGACCCGCTGGCCGTCGCGATCGACGCGGCCGACACCGTGCTCGAGCCCGGCGTGCACTACTTCCTGCACGCCTACGGCCCGGTCGATGGCGCGTACTCGATCATCCCGTTCACCATCGGTGAGGCCGCTGGCGGCATCCCGGCCGGCTCGGCGGGCCTCGTGGCCGACAACGCTGCTCCGGTCAACGGCGCGGCCATCGCCGGCGCCGCCGCGCTCCTGGCGCTGCTGGTCGCCGCGGGTGTCGTGGTCACGCGTCGTCGCGTCGCGGCCGAGCGCTGA
- a CDS encoding zinc ribbon domain-containing protein yields the protein MASCTTCGSPLRERARFCTRCGAAVAAAPPVPEPVVAAPPEVPELVAAVPEATAPPEPATPVEEPKAHDEVPARIPVTPLSTQPQRSAAALGALAAGIAPLLISVVGNLVASEFARRALGEGAPAGGAWGPVLVAIAAVFVLTAGALTVCGILGVRALRETASGAVRGRPLAIAGLAAGAVNLVLWVAGLIVTVGSLGAVIA from the coding sequence ATGGCGAGCTGCACGACGTGCGGGAGCCCCCTGCGCGAGCGCGCCCGGTTCTGCACCCGCTGCGGGGCGGCCGTCGCCGCCGCGCCGCCGGTTCCGGAGCCCGTGGTGGCCGCGCCACCGGAGGTGCCGGAGCTCGTCGCCGCGGTACCGGAGGCCACGGCGCCGCCCGAGCCGGCGACGCCGGTGGAGGAACCGAAGGCGCACGACGAGGTTCCCGCCCGCATCCCGGTCACCCCGCTGAGCACGCAGCCGCAGCGCAGCGCGGCAGCCCTCGGAGCTCTCGCCGCGGGCATCGCCCCGCTCCTCATCTCCGTCGTGGGCAACCTCGTCGCCTCGGAGTTCGCGCGTCGCGCCCTGGGCGAGGGCGCCCCTGCCGGCGGGGCCTGGGGCCCCGTGCTCGTCGCGATCGCGGCCGTCTTCGTGCTGACCGCCGGCGCGCTGACGGTCTGCGGCATCCTCGGCGTGCGCGCCCTGCGCGAGACGGCGTCGGGCGCCGTGCGCGGCCGACCCCTCGCGATCGCCGGGCTCGCCGCCGGGGCCGTGAATCTCGTGCTCTGGGTCGCCGGGCTCATCGTGACCGTCGGCAGCCTCGGCGCGGTCATCGCCTGA